From the Lysobacterales bacterium genome, one window contains:
- a CDS encoding M48 family metallopeptidase yields the protein MNFFEAQQQARQQSKRLVLLFVLAVIAIIGAIDLVVVAAMLANAGDAAAGLTAGETLAQHASTLLAVSLIVAAVIALASLFKIGALRSGGAAVAQSLGGTLISAETTNPHHRRLRNVVEEIAIASGVPVPEIYVLEQESGINAFAAGYTPADAAIAVTRGALEKLKRDELQGVIAHEFSHVLNGDMRLNIRLMGLLFGILVIGIIGRKILEGMRHARDSKGTVPIFLIALAIMIIGYVGVFFGRWIKAGVSRSREYLADASAVQFTRQTVGLAGALKKVGGLPEGSKIENPEVEEVSHMLFGSGMNFSSMFATHPPLLERIQRLDKSFKAEQFAAIAKQWSQPVDVLALDAELGLDQGLGLETAATSAAAPPPLPDVRSDIAVQPRSVSNHVGAPKQDDFATADLIQNRIPPLLLEAARAQRSADRVIYALLLDANADIRARQLAMIVAHGGAEAQTETLLLREAVEALHPMQRMPLAAIAFPALRRHPRPWLQGFMQLLDQLIHADGQQALFEFCLARLVAIHVMEALDPARARVIGRRKLVQCEAEIALLFAVLAHAGHDSTVDAQRGFQAGMQLLYGQRSIAMPDSSDWHASLVPALSKLDQLDSAGKQLLIEAMVTTISHDGRIAVAEAELLRVACAALHCPLPPLLAR from the coding sequence ATGAACTTCTTCGAAGCCCAGCAGCAGGCACGCCAGCAGTCGAAGCGACTGGTGCTGTTGTTCGTGCTCGCGGTGATCGCGATCATTGGCGCGATCGACCTGGTGGTCGTCGCGGCGATGCTGGCCAATGCCGGCGATGCCGCCGCTGGCCTGACGGCAGGCGAGACACTTGCCCAGCACGCCAGCACGCTGCTGGCGGTCAGTCTGATCGTCGCTGCGGTGATCGCGCTGGCGTCGTTGTTCAAGATCGGCGCGCTCCGGTCCGGCGGCGCGGCCGTCGCGCAGTCGCTGGGCGGCACGCTGATCTCGGCCGAGACCACCAATCCGCACCATCGCCGCCTGCGCAACGTCGTCGAGGAAATCGCGATCGCGTCCGGCGTGCCGGTGCCGGAAATCTACGTGCTTGAACAGGAGTCCGGCATCAATGCGTTCGCGGCCGGTTACACGCCTGCGGACGCGGCGATCGCGGTGACCCGCGGTGCGCTGGAAAAGCTCAAGCGCGACGAACTGCAGGGCGTGATCGCGCACGAGTTCAGTCACGTACTGAATGGCGACATGCGCCTCAACATCCGTCTGATGGGTCTGCTGTTCGGCATTCTCGTGATCGGCATCATCGGTCGCAAGATCCTCGAGGGCATGCGGCATGCACGCGACAGCAAGGGCACCGTGCCGATCTTCCTGATCGCGCTGGCGATCATGATCATCGGCTATGTCGGCGTGTTCTTCGGGCGCTGGATCAAGGCTGGCGTGTCGCGTTCGCGCGAATACCTGGCCGATGCCTCGGCGGTGCAGTTCACTCGCCAGACGGTCGGACTGGCCGGCGCGTTGAAGAAGGTCGGCGGACTGCCGGAAGGATCGAAGATCGAGAACCCCGAGGTCGAGGAAGTCAGCCACATGCTGTTCGGGTCGGGCATGAATTTCTCGTCGATGTTCGCGACCCATCCGCCGCTGCTGGAGCGAATCCAGCGCCTCGACAAGAGTTTCAAGGCGGAACAGTTCGCGGCGATCGCGAAGCAGTGGTCGCAGCCGGTCGACGTGCTGGCGCTGGATGCCGAACTCGGACTCGACCAGGGACTGGGTCTCGAGACGGCGGCGACCTCGGCAGCAGCCCCGCCGCCGTTGCCGGACGTGCGCAGTGACATCGCGGTGCAGCCCCGTTCGGTGTCGAATCACGTCGGCGCGCCGAAGCAGGATGACTTCGCGACCGCCGACCTCATCCAGAATCGCATTCCGCCGCTGTTGCTCGAGGCCGCGCGCGCGCAGCGCTCGGCCGATCGGGTGATCTATGCACTCCTGCTCGATGCGAACGCCGATATCCGTGCGCGCCAGTTGGCGATGATCGTTGCGCACGGCGGTGCGGAAGCGCAGACGGAGACCTTGCTGCTGCGCGAGGCGGTCGAGGCCTTGCACCCGATGCAGCGCATGCCATTGGCAGCGATCGCGTTTCCGGCCCTGCGTCGGCACCCGCGGCCGTGGCTGCAGGGATTCATGCAATTGCTGGATCAGCTGATCCATGCCGACGGCCAGCAGGCCTTGTTCGAATTCTGTCTGGCTCGCCTGGTCGCGATTCACGTCATGGAAGCGCTGGATCCGGCGCGGGCGCGAGTGATCGGGCGGCGCAAGCTGGTGCAATGCGAGGCCGAGATCGCGTTGTTGTTCGCGGTGCTCGCGCACGCCGGGCACGACAGCACGGTCGATGCCCAGCGCGGATTCCAGGCCGGCATGCAGTTGCTCTACGGACAGCGTTCGATCGCCATGCCGGACAGCAGCGACTGGCATGCCTCCCTGGTGCCGGCGCTGAGCAAGCTCGACCAGCTGGACTCGGCCGGAAAGCAGTTGCTGATCGAGGCGATGGTCACCACCATCAGTCACGATGGGCGCATCGCGGTGGCGGAAGCGGAACTGTTGCGCGTCGCCTGCGCGGCGCTGCATTGCCCGCTGCCGCCGCTGCTGGCGCGCTGA
- a CDS encoding choline dehydrogenase, which yields MKYDYIIIGAGSAGCVLANRLSANPNTRVLLLEAGPRDWHPFIHMPAGLAKLVSRKGVNWDYNTEPEPQLDGRRLWWPRGKVLGGSSSINAMCYIRGHARDYDEWAALGATGWDWSSVLPYFKRSEHNERGADAFHGVDGLLNVADHRYRNPLSPVLLDAAREVGFPLNPDFNGAQLEGFGFYQVTQKNGQRWSTAAGYLNAARDRDNLTIRTRAMVERLVIDHGRAVAVEFRHKGERVRAEAEREIVLSGGAINSPQTLMLSGIGAADDLRKHGITQRHELPGVGRNLHDHLDACTIFRCKQPITYDKTNDVWIALQYALFRKGPGTSNIAEAGGFVRSPLAPDERPDLQFHFVPAILDDHGRNRLPGRGMTLHACHLQPRSRGHLELASADPTAKPKLFANYLSDAEGFDRRVLVEAVRTSRRLFKSKAFDAYRGDEMFPGDNDDSEAAISAFLSRKAETVYHPVGTCRMGSDAGSVVDPNLRVHGLQGLRVVDASVMPKLVSGNTNAPTVMIAERAADLMLAG from the coding sequence GTGAAGTACGACTACATCATCATCGGCGCGGGTTCCGCGGGCTGCGTGCTCGCGAATCGGCTCTCGGCCAACCCGAACACGCGCGTGCTGCTGCTCGAAGCCGGCCCGCGCGACTGGCACCCGTTCATCCACATGCCGGCCGGCCTCGCGAAATTGGTCAGCCGCAAGGGTGTGAACTGGGACTACAACACCGAGCCGGAACCGCAGCTCGATGGCCGTCGCCTGTGGTGGCCACGCGGGAAAGTGCTCGGCGGATCCAGCTCGATCAATGCCATGTGCTACATCCGCGGCCACGCCCGCGACTACGACGAATGGGCGGCACTCGGCGCCACTGGTTGGGATTGGTCGTCGGTCCTCCCGTATTTCAAGCGCAGCGAACACAACGAGCGCGGCGCCGACGCGTTTCACGGTGTCGATGGCTTGCTCAATGTCGCCGACCACCGCTATCGCAACCCGCTGTCGCCGGTGCTGCTCGATGCCGCCCGCGAAGTCGGCTTCCCGCTGAACCCCGACTTCAACGGCGCGCAACTGGAAGGCTTCGGCTTCTACCAGGTGACGCAGAAAAACGGCCAGCGCTGGAGCACCGCGGCCGGCTATCTCAATGCGGCACGCGATCGCGACAACCTGACGATCAGGACGCGCGCCATGGTCGAGCGCCTGGTGATCGATCACGGCCGTGCCGTCGCAGTCGAGTTCCGGCACAAGGGCGAGCGCGTGCGCGCCGAGGCGGAGCGCGAGATCGTGCTGTCGGGCGGTGCGATCAATTCACCGCAGACCCTGATGCTGTCCGGGATCGGCGCGGCCGACGACCTGCGCAAGCACGGCATTACGCAGCGGCATGAACTGCCGGGCGTCGGTCGCAACCTGCACGACCACCTCGATGCCTGCACCATCTTCCGCTGCAAGCAGCCGATCACCTACGACAAGACCAACGACGTCTGGATCGCGCTGCAGTATGCGCTGTTCCGCAAGGGACCGGGCACCTCGAACATCGCCGAAGCCGGTGGCTTCGTGCGCTCGCCGCTGGCACCGGACGAACGCCCGGACCTGCAGTTCCATTTCGTGCCGGCGATCCTCGACGATCATGGCCGCAATCGCCTTCCCGGCCGCGGCATGACCTTGCACGCCTGTCACCTGCAGCCGCGCTCGCGTGGCCATCTCGAACTCGCCAGCGCCGACCCGACCGCGAAACCGAAACTGTTCGCGAATTACCTGAGCGACGCCGAAGGCTTCGACCGCCGCGTGCTCGTCGAAGCCGTGCGCACCTCGCGCCGATTGTTCAAGTCGAAGGCCTTCGATGCCTATCGCGGCGACGAGATGTTTCCCGGCGACAATGACGATTCCGAGGCCGCAATCAGCGCGTTCCTGAGCCGCAAGGCCGAGACCGTGTACCACCCGGTCGGCACCTGCAGGATGGGCAGCGATGCCGGTTCGGTCGTCGATCCGAACTTGCGCGTGCATGGCCTGCAGGGTCTGCGCGTGGTCGATGCGTCGGTCATGCCGAAACTGGTCAGCGGCAACACCAATGCGCCGACGGTGATGATCGCGGAGCGCGCGGCCGACCTGATGCTCGCGGGCTGA
- a CDS encoding NfeD family protein yields MGQLVYTWWAIALALLAIETIIPGASILWFGIAAFIVGVVVYFVPDLPLLGQVAVFGVCSIASVAVYWKWFRTHEAPSDQPLLNRKADQIIGREFVLDAPISLGRGKLKIGDALWTVEGPDLAVGTRVRVCRTDGLILRVEKTEA; encoded by the coding sequence ATGGGACAGCTCGTCTACACCTGGTGGGCGATCGCGCTCGCCCTGCTCGCGATCGAGACGATCATTCCGGGGGCCAGCATCCTCTGGTTCGGCATCGCCGCCTTCATCGTCGGCGTCGTCGTGTACTTCGTGCCGGACTTGCCCTTGCTCGGGCAGGTCGCGGTGTTCGGGGTCTGCTCGATCGCTTCGGTCGCGGTGTACTGGAAATGGTTCCGTACCCATGAGGCGCCGAGCGACCAGCCGCTGCTGAACCGCAAGGCCGACCAGATCATCGGTCGCGAGTTCGTGCTGGATGCACCGATCTCGCTTGGTCGCGGCAAGCTCAAGATCGGCGACGCGTTGTGGACCGTCGAAGGCCCGGATCTCGCCGTCGGGACCCGCGTGCGCGTCTGTCGAACCGATGGCCTGATCCTTCGGGTCGAGAAAACCGAAGCCTGA
- the gcvT gene encoding glycine cleavage system aminomethyltransferase GcvT, translating into MLNLTILNATHRALGARMVDFGGWDMPLNYGSQIDEHHVVRRDAGMFDVSHMTIVDVRGPRVREFLRYLLANNIDKLKTSGKALYSCMLNERGGVIDDLIVYFIDESFFRVVVNASTRDKDLDWMARQGSRFGITLAERRDFAMIAVQGPTARSRVHGLLSPDGATRAGKLGKFVGAEIDGMFVARTGYTGEDGYEIMVPEANAVVFWNQLVAAGVKPAGLGARDTLRLEAGMNLYGQDMDETVSPWEAALAWTIALEPAERDFIGRTALVAQKEGGVSREMIGVVLDDKGVLRHGQRVITDQGDGEVLSGSFSPTLGKSIALARVPTGAAAGTLAVDIRGKAMPVRAVKFPFVRDGQACAGI; encoded by the coding sequence ATGTTGAACCTGACCATCCTCAATGCCACGCATCGCGCCCTGGGCGCGCGCATGGTCGATTTCGGCGGCTGGGACATGCCGCTGAACTACGGTTCGCAGATCGACGAGCACCATGTCGTTCGCCGCGACGCCGGCATGTTCGACGTATCGCACATGACCATCGTCGACGTTCGCGGTCCGCGCGTCCGTGAATTCCTGCGCTACCTGCTGGCCAACAACATCGACAAGCTCAAGACGTCGGGCAAGGCGTTGTACAGCTGCATGCTCAACGAGCGCGGCGGCGTGATCGACGACTTGATCGTCTACTTCATCGACGAGTCGTTCTTCCGGGTGGTCGTCAATGCCTCGACGCGCGACAAGGATCTCGACTGGATGGCGCGTCAGGGCAGTCGCTTCGGGATCACGCTGGCCGAACGCCGCGACTTCGCGATGATCGCCGTGCAGGGGCCGACTGCCCGGTCGCGTGTGCACGGGCTGCTGTCGCCGGATGGCGCGACACGTGCCGGAAAGCTCGGCAAGTTCGTGGGCGCCGAGATCGATGGGATGTTCGTCGCCCGCACCGGTTACACCGGCGAGGACGGCTACGAAATCATGGTGCCGGAAGCGAATGCGGTGGTGTTCTGGAACCAGCTCGTCGCTGCCGGCGTCAAGCCCGCGGGACTGGGTGCACGCGACACGTTGCGCCTCGAGGCCGGCATGAATCTGTACGGTCAGGACATGGACGAGACGGTGTCGCCCTGGGAAGCCGCGTTGGCCTGGACCATCGCACTCGAACCGGCGGAGCGTGACTTCATCGGTCGCACCGCCCTGGTCGCGCAGAAGGAGGGCGGAGTGTCGCGCGAAATGATCGGCGTCGTGCTCGACGACAAGGGTGTGCTGCGGCACGGCCAGCGCGTGATCACTGATCAAGGCGACGGCGAGGTCCTGAGCGGTTCGTTCTCGCCCACGCTCGGCAAGTCGATCGCGCTCGCGCGCGTGCCGACCGGTGCCGCAGCGGGCACGCTCGCGGTCGACATCCGCGGCAAGGCGATGCCGGTGCGCGCGGTCAAGTTCCCGTTCGTGCGCGACGGCCAAGCCTGCGCCGGCATCTGA
- a CDS encoding energy transducer TonB: MPLEIHANPVQIRVRAALLIVACLLAVAACGKKEQAAAPATAAQPAAGASPQVVAPAAPEVTVADLLAAATRAMNEERLVTPAGDNAIEIYLQVLAKEANNVSATQALVDLFPLAAGNAEREIANRNLDEATRIVALLDQASPGSYTVSTLKSKLNAARTQLQREEERRLAQETAAQQREQAASQAAAAPPPAAAPAQPTRTAQAEPRPVEAAPKPAEPAAPPPPAQPVGETREPVLTRQVRPTYPAAAARRKQEGWVEVSFTVDTNGSVSDVNVVRAQPRGVFDRDATRAVSQWQFEPAMDNGKAVSRQLTRRIEFALKAQ; encoded by the coding sequence ATGCCGCTCGAGATCCACGCCAATCCAGTTCAAATCCGCGTCCGCGCCGCATTGCTGATCGTGGCTTGCTTGCTCGCGGTCGCTGCCTGCGGCAAGAAGGAACAGGCGGCAGCGCCCGCAACCGCTGCTCAGCCCGCTGCCGGTGCTTCACCGCAGGTCGTGGCGCCCGCTGCCCCTGAAGTCACGGTCGCCGACCTGCTGGCCGCAGCGACGCGCGCGATGAACGAGGAGCGTCTTGTCACTCCCGCAGGTGACAACGCCATCGAAATCTATCTTCAGGTGCTGGCCAAGGAGGCCAACAACGTCAGCGCGACACAGGCCCTGGTCGATTTGTTTCCGCTGGCGGCCGGCAATGCCGAGCGTGAAATCGCGAATCGCAATCTCGACGAGGCGACACGAATCGTGGCGCTGCTTGATCAGGCCAGTCCGGGCTCTTATACGGTGTCGACGCTGAAGTCGAAGCTCAATGCCGCGCGCACGCAGTTGCAGCGAGAGGAAGAGCGTCGTCTCGCGCAGGAGACAGCGGCCCAGCAGCGCGAACAAGCGGCATCGCAAGCCGCCGCGGCACCGCCGCCGGCTGCAGCGCCGGCGCAGCCGACCCGTACCGCGCAAGCCGAGCCACGTCCGGTCGAGGCGGCACCGAAGCCGGCCGAACCAGCCGCACCGCCGCCGCCGGCGCAGCCTGTCGGAGAGACGCGTGAGCCGGTGCTGACGCGACAGGTGCGCCCGACTTATCCCGCCGCGGCGGCACGTCGCAAGCAGGAAGGCTGGGTGGAAGTGTCGTTTACCGTCGACACCAATGGGTCGGTGTCCGACGTCAATGTCGTGCGTGCGCAACCGCGAGGCGTGTTCGATCGCGACGCCACGCGTGCGGTGTCGCAATGGCAGTTCGAGCCCGCGATGGACAACGGCAAGGCCGTGTCGCGTCAGCTCACGCGCCGGATCGAGTTCGCGTTGAAGGCGCAGTAG
- a CDS encoding LemA family protein has translation MLGLLILLVVVAVLGFWVVGIYNGLIRSRRGYENAFAQIDVQLTRRYDLIPNLVETAKAYMKHEAGTLEAVIAARNSAMNGLKAAQAHPGDAAAMQALAASEGQLTGALGRLMAVAEAYPDLKANQNMMQVSEELTSTENKVAFARQAFNDSVMGYNVARDVFPNNLIAGMFNFKEAALLQIEDAVKREAVKVKFD, from the coding sequence ATGCTGGGTTTGCTGATTCTGCTGGTGGTCGTCGCGGTACTCGGATTCTGGGTGGTCGGCATCTACAACGGGCTGATCCGCTCCCGCCGCGGCTACGAGAACGCGTTCGCGCAGATCGACGTGCAACTGACCCGTCGCTACGACCTGATCCCGAATCTGGTCGAGACCGCCAAGGCCTACATGAAGCATGAGGCCGGCACGCTCGAAGCCGTGATCGCCGCGCGCAATTCGGCCATGAATGGACTGAAGGCGGCGCAGGCCCATCCGGGCGACGCTGCAGCGATGCAGGCGCTGGCCGCGTCCGAAGGTCAACTCACCGGCGCGCTCGGCCGCCTGATGGCGGTGGCCGAGGCCTATCCGGACCTCAAGGCCAACCAGAACATGATGCAGGTCAGCGAAGAGCTGACCTCGACCGAGAACAAGGTCGCATTCGCGCGCCAGGCCTTCAACGATTCGGTGATGGGCTACAACGTCGCTCGTGACGTGTTTCCGAACAATCTGATCGCCGGCATGTTCAACTTCAAGGAAGCCGCCTTGCTGCAGATCGAGGATGCGGTCAAGCGCGAAGCGGTCAAGGTGAAGTTCGACTGA
- a CDS encoding MOSC domain-containing protein, translating into MNLSSIHLYPIKSMRGFAVQEAEVEARGLHGDRRWMLIDANARFVTARQHPTLLKCAAELIRDGLVVFTPAGSRRDVGEPPISAATIEVGIWKSSSRARAADDAINAWLSLQLGIAVRLVHMADDCVRSVSRDWSKPGDIVSFADGFPLLLIGTASLDLLNSKLARPVSMANFRPNLVVKTDTPHVEDTWKRIRIGDTEFALTKPCTRCVLTTIDPDSATPATDGEPLKTLTSYRREAIGVTFGQNLLVRRTGIVRVDAPVEVLE; encoded by the coding sequence ATGAATCTGTCCTCGATCCATCTCTACCCGATCAAGTCGATGCGCGGCTTCGCCGTGCAGGAAGCCGAGGTCGAAGCGCGCGGACTGCACGGCGACCGCCGCTGGATGCTGATCGACGCCAATGCACGCTTCGTCACCGCACGCCAGCATCCGACCTTGTTGAAGTGCGCCGCTGAATTGATCCGCGATGGACTGGTGGTCTTCACGCCCGCCGGCAGCCGGCGCGATGTCGGCGAGCCGCCAATTTCGGCCGCGACGATCGAGGTCGGCATCTGGAAGTCCTCGAGTCGCGCGCGCGCGGCCGACGACGCGATCAACGCATGGTTGTCGCTGCAACTCGGCATCGCCGTGCGTCTCGTGCACATGGCCGACGACTGCGTGCGCAGCGTCAGCCGCGACTGGTCAAAGCCCGGCGACATCGTCAGCTTTGCCGACGGATTCCCCTTGCTGCTGATCGGCACGGCCTCGCTCGACCTGCTGAACTCGAAGCTGGCGCGACCGGTGTCGATGGCAAATTTTCGTCCCAATCTGGTCGTGAAGACGGACACACCGCACGTCGAAGACACCTGGAAACGCATTCGCATCGGCGACACCGAGTTCGCGCTGACGAAACCGTGCACGCGCTGCGTCCTCACCACGATCGACCCGGACAGCGCCACGCCGGCCACCGATGGTGAACCCTTGAAGACCCTGACGAGTTATCGACGCGAGGCGATCGGCGTCACCTTCGGCCAGAACCTGCTGGTGCGCCGGACCGGGATCGTACGCGTCGACGCGCCGGTCGAAGTCCTCGAATAA
- a CDS encoding SPFH/Band 7/PHB domain protein — MEPIVLFLLAFIIFTLWKGVIMVPQGFEYTVERFRKYTHTQTPGIGIILPYVFNVGRKINMMEQVLDVPSQEVITKDNAVVKVDGVVFFQVLDAAKAAYEVSNLEQAIVALVMTNIRTAIGSMDLDESLSKRDEINNKLLRVVDEATHPWGLKVNRIELKDIQPPRDLVDSMARQMKAEREKRAQILEAEGSRQSEILRAEGEKQAAVLEAEGRREAAFKDAEARERLAEAEAKATMMVSQAIERGDVQAINYFVAQKYVEALKALATSPNQKVLLMPLETTGLLGSIAGIAELSKSALDKGAGALKAPKLPGA, encoded by the coding sequence ATGGAACCGATCGTGCTGTTTTTGCTCGCCTTCATCATCTTTACGCTGTGGAAGGGGGTCATCATGGTGCCGCAAGGCTTCGAGTACACGGTCGAGCGTTTCCGCAAATACACGCACACCCAGACCCCCGGCATCGGCATCATCCTTCCCTATGTCTTCAATGTCGGTCGCAAGATCAACATGATGGAGCAGGTGCTCGACGTCCCGTCGCAGGAAGTCATCACCAAGGACAACGCGGTGGTGAAAGTCGACGGCGTCGTCTTCTTCCAGGTGCTGGATGCTGCGAAAGCCGCCTACGAGGTGTCGAATCTCGAACAGGCCATCGTCGCGCTGGTCATGACCAACATCCGCACCGCGATCGGTTCGATGGATCTCGACGAGTCGCTGTCGAAGCGCGACGAGATCAACAACAAGCTGCTGCGCGTGGTCGACGAAGCCACTCATCCCTGGGGCCTGAAAGTCAATCGCATCGAACTGAAGGACATCCAGCCACCGCGCGACCTGGTCGATTCGATGGCACGCCAGATGAAGGCCGAACGCGAGAAGCGTGCGCAGATCCTGGAAGCGGAAGGTTCGCGCCAGTCGGAAATCCTGCGCGCCGAGGGCGAGAAGCAGGCCGCCGTACTGGAAGCCGAGGGTCGTCGCGAGGCGGCATTCAAGGATGCCGAGGCGCGCGAGCGTCTGGCTGAGGCCGAAGCCAAGGCGACGATGATGGTGTCGCAGGCGATCGAACGCGGCGACGTGCAGGCGATCAACTACTTCGTCGCGCAGAAATACGTCGAGGCGCTGAAGGCGCTGGCGACCTCGCCGAACCAGAAGGTGTTGCTGATGCCGCTCGAAACCACAGGGCTGCTCGGTTCGATCGCGGGGATTGCCGAGTTGTCGAAGAGCGCGCTCGACAAGGGCGCGGGTGCCTTGAAGGCGCCGAAGTTGCCGGGAGCCTGA
- a CDS encoding beta-lactamase family protein produces MSIAFAAATSVCAAADSIDEQTRTANIVAEFEQLTDAVLRTGQTPALAAVVVKDGVIVSVRGIGVAENGKRIAVGPDTVFRVASLSKSFAASLAALLVNERALQWEDRVQDLVPALVLKDIDGAGKLRIDDLLSHRVGLPHNSLDRALEADSPYPLLLEQLDEVTPVCSVGSCYSYQNVAFSLIGDVTFAVTGDFFTHQVEKRIFHPLMMETATYGRDALEASGDWAHPHVKRSGRWQSVLPKLTYYRIPPAAGVNASARDLGQWMLAHLGHAPDVFDTELLNILHTSQIPTPGEVLGSPWRRERVRTASYALGWRLFDYSGHRMIFHAGAVQGYRAALAMLPDQDFGVALLWNSESAVPAGLLPTIIDRELELPARDWLQLDRLTPRPAAKVRRSR; encoded by the coding sequence ATGAGCATCGCGTTCGCGGCTGCGACGAGCGTCTGCGCCGCGGCCGACAGCATCGACGAGCAGACCCGCACCGCCAACATCGTCGCCGAATTCGAGCAGCTGACCGATGCGGTGCTGCGCACCGGGCAGACGCCCGCGCTGGCGGCGGTCGTGGTCAAGGACGGCGTGATCGTCAGCGTGCGCGGCATCGGCGTGGCCGAGAACGGAAAGCGCATCGCGGTCGGCCCGGACACCGTCTTCCGGGTCGCGTCGCTGTCGAAGTCGTTCGCTGCCTCGCTGGCCGCGCTGCTGGTGAACGAACGCGCACTGCAGTGGGAGGACCGCGTGCAGGACCTGGTCCCGGCCCTGGTGCTGAAGGACATTGATGGCGCCGGCAAGCTGCGCATCGACGACCTGCTCAGCCATCGGGTCGGACTGCCGCACAACTCGCTGGACCGCGCGCTGGAGGCCGACTCGCCCTACCCGTTGCTGCTCGAACAGCTTGATGAAGTGACTCCGGTGTGTTCGGTCGGCAGCTGCTACAGCTACCAGAACGTCGCCTTCAGCCTGATCGGCGATGTGACCTTTGCCGTCACCGGCGACTTCTTCACCCATCAGGTCGAGAAGCGGATCTTCCATCCGCTGATGATGGAGACCGCGACCTATGGCCGCGACGCGCTGGAGGCGAGCGGCGACTGGGCACATCCGCATGTGAAGCGCTCGGGCCGCTGGCAGTCGGTGCTGCCGAAGCTGACCTACTACCGGATTCCGCCGGCCGCCGGCGTCAACGCCAGCGCGCGCGATCTGGGCCAATGGATGCTGGCGCACCTCGGCCACGCACCGGATGTCTTCGATACCGAACTGCTGAACATCCTGCACACCTCGCAGATTCCGACCCCCGGCGAAGTGCTGGGTTCGCCCTGGCGACGCGAGCGCGTGCGCACCGCCTCGTATGCGCTGGGCTGGCGGCTGTTCGACTACAGCGGACACCGCATGATCTTCCACGCCGGTGCCGTGCAGGGGTATCGCGCAGCGCTGGCGATGCTGCCCGACCAGGACTTCGGCGTGGCCCTGCTCTGGAACAGCGAGTCGGCCGTACCCGCCGGACTGCTGCCGACGATCATCGACCGCGAACTGGAGCTGCCCGCACGCGACTGGCTGCAACTCGACCGCCTGACGCCACGCCCTGCCGCGAAAGTCCGCCGCAGCCGCTGA
- the gcvH gene encoding glycine cleavage system protein GcvH has product MSEIPGDLKFLKSHEWARAEDNGHVTVGISDHAQAALGDLVYVELPGVGDDVQAGNGAAVVESVKAASDVYSPISGKVVAVNEKLVDAPETINGDAYGDGWLFVVMPSDRSELDELLSPDDYAEMIESEDH; this is encoded by the coding sequence ATGAGCGAAATTCCAGGCGATCTGAAGTTCCTGAAGAGCCACGAGTGGGCGCGTGCCGAAGACAATGGACACGTCACCGTCGGAATCTCCGACCACGCACAGGCGGCGCTCGGCGACCTCGTCTACGTCGAATTGCCCGGTGTCGGCGATGACGTGCAGGCCGGCAATGGCGCGGCTGTCGTCGAGTCGGTGAAGGCGGCCTCCGATGTCTACAGCCCGATCTCGGGCAAGGTCGTCGCGGTGAACGAGAAGCTGGTCGATGCGCCGGAAACCATCAATGGCGATGCCTATGGTGATGGTTGGCTGTTCGTCGTGATGCCGTCCGACCGCAGTGAACTCGACGAGCTGCTCAGCCCGGACGATTACGCCGAGATGATCGAAAGCGAAGACCACTGA
- a CDS encoding GPP34 family phosphoprotein — protein sequence MILAERLCLFGFDPQGGGERPQLDRDALHAAMAGLMLTDLVCGGRFAIVGDRIEQLDTLPLAHPLLTEAATLLSRLKSTALASALQQLRAASPRWHGRMRKALAERGVLELWIPFPFLRRYRLRSRQAWNESAHLLDAAMTDAPMDRMALAFATHRCGWLADTVSSDVARQLLARIDAVTRSDDVRLRQLPSLFAHA from the coding sequence ATGATTCTCGCCGAGCGACTCTGTCTGTTCGGTTTCGATCCGCAGGGCGGCGGCGAGCGTCCGCAACTTGATCGCGATGCACTGCATGCCGCGATGGCCGGCTTGATGCTCACCGACCTCGTCTGCGGGGGGCGTTTCGCCATCGTGGGGGATCGCATCGAACAACTCGACACCCTGCCGCTCGCCCACCCGCTGCTGACTGAAGCTGCGACTTTGCTGTCGCGACTGAAATCGACGGCACTGGCTTCGGCCTTGCAGCAGTTGCGGGCTGCATCCCCTCGCTGGCACGGGCGCATGCGCAAGGCACTCGCCGAACGTGGTGTCCTGGAATTGTGGATTCCGTTTCCGTTCCTGCGCCGCTATCGATTGCGCTCACGCCAAGCCTGGAACGAATCGGCTCATCTGCTGGATGCAGCGATGACGGACGCGCCGATGGACCGCATGGCGCTGGCTTTTGCCACACATCGCTGCGGGTGGCTCGCCGACACGGTCAGCAGTGACGTCGCCCGGCAACTTCTGGCACGCATCGACGCGGTGACGCGCAGCGACGATGTGCGACTACGCCAGCTGCCTTCCTTGTTTGCGCACGCCTGA